The sequence GCTCCCGAGGCGACTTAGCTTGAGAAGCCTGTTGCTTGAGACGCGCTAAATAACTGTTGGTATAACTGACAAAATTCTCTTCAGCTTCCTCCAGGTAGCCCTTTTGATAGAGTCGCTTGATGATGGCCAATGATGTGACATCGCTAAAGCGGCTCTGCTCGATAATATCGGAAATCCTCTTTGCCCCATCTATGCTCGAAAGGATCTCTCTCTCTTCGTCACTCAAATCCTGATAGGAATTGACCCCAGTCCGGCCAACGATGGTGTTCAATGGCGGTAATCCCTTTTTCAGTTGCTCCCATTGATTGATTTCCCGCATTCCAGCGGTAATCAATTCCTTGTTGGATTTTTGAAGTCGTCGCTCGCGCTCCACTACGGTCATCTCCACCGCAAAACTCCCAATATTCCAACTAAACATCTTCAGCAGCGCTTGCTCGGGAGCAAGATCCTCAAGCAATGCATCGATCACCTCACCATCTTTGACATACACAAACCCCTCGCGCGAGTCATGCGTCAATCTCACGATCGCTGATTTTTTGCCCAGTTCTAACGTCTGAAGTAGATCGACTAAATTCATTTCCAAAAGGCTGCCGGAAAATCCCCGCTCCGGTTGAGATTGCGTTTCGCTGAGCTGCGAAAGCTCGGCAAATAATGCATCCACGCGGGCGACCACTTCCTCGACGAAAAACGGCTTCGCAATATAGTCATCAACGCCAAGCTCAATTGTCTTGATGCGATCATCCACTCGTTTCTGATTGCTGATAAATATGTACGGGATCGATTTCAGGGATGGATTGGAGCGGATCTCTTTGAAGAATTCATGACCATTGAATTGGGGCAGCTCGACTTCAGAAATCACCAAATCGGCTGGCAGATTTTTCACCATTTCCATGGCTTTTAAACCATCCTCCCAGCATGTCACCTCATATCCGGCTTTTACCAATGCCGTGCGCAGCGGAACAGTGTAGCTTGGATCGTTATCAATGATCAAAATCTTCTTCATCTTTTCCAGATCTTCCATTTCCACCACCTATCAATCCGTCATCAAAACTTTCGGCGCTCAAATAGCTTGAATGCGA comes from candidate division KSB1 bacterium and encodes:
- a CDS encoding response regulator, with protein sequence MEDLEKMKKILIIDNDPSYTVPLRTALVKAGYEVTCWEDGLKAMEMVKNLPADLVISEVELPQFNGHEFFKEIRSNPSLKSIPYIFISNQKRVDDRIKTIELGVDDYIAKPFFVEEVVARVDALFAELSQLSETQSQPERGFSGSLLEMNLVDLLQTLELGKKSAIVRLTHDSREGFVYVKDGEVIDALLEDLAPEQALLKMFSWNIGSFAVEMTVVERERRLQKSNKELITAGMREINQWEQLKKGLPPLNTIVGRTGVNSYQDLSDEEREILSSIDGAKRISDIIEQSRFSDVTSLAIIKRLYQKGYLEEAEENFVSYTNSYLARLKQQASQAKSPRERVAAIIANVFKSSQIDNSRNEQPFSERRQLPDRRRYGRRREDRLKESNQIRLTKADLLMIRERLS